From Natator depressus isolate rNatDep1 chromosome 7, rNatDep2.hap1, whole genome shotgun sequence, the proteins below share one genomic window:
- the LOC141991275 gene encoding uncharacterized protein LOC141991275, with protein MQSSSAEVTMMESQNRKRAPAWTEREVRDLIAVWGEESVLSELRSSFRNAKTFVKISQGMKDRGHNRDPKQCRVKLKELRQAYQKTREANGRSGSEPQTCRFYDELHAILGGSATTTPAVLFDSFNGDGGNTEAGFGDEEDDDDDDDDDDEVVDSSQQASGETGFPDSQELFLTLDLEPVPPEPTQGCLLDPAGGEGTSAACVSMITGSSPSQRLVKIRKKKKRTRDEMFSELMLSSHTDRAQTNAWRQIMSDCRKAQNDQEERWRAEESKWRAEERAEARMWRQRDERRQDSMLRLLEDQTSMLQCMVELQQRQLEHRLPLQPLCNQPPSSPSSIASTPRRPRTRWGGHRPASHSTTENCPKKRRLSFNKF; from the exons atgcagagctcatcagcagaggtgaccatgatggagtctcagaatcgcaaaagagctccagcatggaccgaacgggaggtacgggatctgatcgctgtatggggagaggaatccgtgctatcagaactccgttccagttttcgaaatgccaaaacctttgtcaagatctcccagggcatgaaggacagaggccataacagggacccgaagcagtgccgcgtgaaactgaaggagctgaggcaagcctaccagaaaaccagagaggcgaacggccgctctgggtcagagccccaaacatgccgcttctatgatgagctgcatgccattttagggggttcagccaccactaccccagccgtgttgtttgactccttcaatggagatggaggcaatacggaagcaggttttggggacgaagaagatgatgatgatgatgatgatgatgatgacgaggttgtagatagctcacagcaagcaagcggagaaaccggttttcccgacagccaggaactgtttctcaccctggacttggagccagtaccccctgaacccacccaaggctgcctcctggacccagcaggcggagaagggacctccg ctgcatgtgtttcaatgatcacaggatcttctccttcccagaggctagtgaagattagaaagaaaaaaaaacgcactcgagatgaaatgttctccgagctcatgctgtcctcccacactgacagagcacagacgaatgcatggaggcaaataatgtcagactgcaggaaagcacaaaatgaccaggaggagaggtggcgggctgaagagagtaagtggcgggctgaagagagggctgaagctcgaatgtggcgacagcgtgatgagaggaggcaggattcaatgctgaggctgctggaggaccaaaccagtatgctccagtgtatggttgagctgcagcaaaggcagctggagcacagactgccactacagcccctgtgtaaccaaccgccctcctccccaagttccatagcctccacacccagacgcccaagaacgcggtggggtggccaccggccagccagccactccaccacagagaattgcccaaaaaaaagaaggctgtcattcaataaattttaa